Proteins encoded together in one Prunus dulcis chromosome 3, ALMONDv2, whole genome shotgun sequence window:
- the LOC117620632 gene encoding ribonuclease E/G-like protein, chloroplastic isoform X4, whose amino-acid sequence MKYLKSDIIEPKPVLNLPMEKRMLYSDRELTASATHKGFISNTDILELNPSLNEPMEDNVYSDGDRIVNTSQRGLISNSFSTERHHPIEEPWLLQSPLFFLVSNDKMGSDMSKKNGGMKDCVANLDNAGQSLPEERNNLISNEPVSTIILINSSICTMQRIALLEYGKLVELLLEPVKSTVQCDSVYLGVVTKLVPHMGGAFVNIGSSRPSLMDIKQNREPFIFPPFRRTKKMEANGYMLDDRVNAYGNERMPLDYEVTDDIIEISSQDDFVKSIHDVDDDDDDDDDEHEIEDEFDVSDVKENVNGSMLDTGDVGNDYLKGDTSAIPVAINGSSSSQMSHLQNKKNDANIIANENKWARVQKGTKVLVQVVKEGLGSKGPTLTAYPKLKSRFWILLTRCDRIGISKKIGGVERTRLKVIAKTLQPLGFGLTVRTVAAGHSLEELQKDLEGLVSTWKSITEHAKSAALAADEGVAGAIPVILHRAMGQTLSVVQDYFNETVEKMVVDSPRTYHEVTSYLQEIAPDLCDRVELYNKRIPLFDEFNIEEEINNMLSKRVPLAKGGSLVIEQTEALVSVDVNGGHGMFGQGTSQEKAILEVNLAAAKQIARELRLRDIGGIIVVDFIDMADESNKRLVYEEAKKAVERDRSMVKVSELSRHGLMEITRKRVRPSVTFMISEPCTCCHATGRVEALETSFSKIEQEISRLLAMMEQRPDPENPKSWPKFILRIDHHMCDYLTSGKRTKLAFLSSSLKVWILLKVARGFTRGAFEVKPFTDEKAQKDQRQVTIPMLRPTETRTNNPGRKVTLFPVKKWKAGGK is encoded by the exons ATGAAATACCTTAAAAGTGATATAATAGAACCAAAGCCAGTCTTAAATCTTCCTATGGAGAAGCGCATGTTATACTCTGATAGAGAACTTACTGCAAGTGCTACCCACAAGGGCTTCATTTCCAATACTGACATACTAGAGTTGAACCCATCTTTAAATGAACCTATGGAGGATAACGTGTACTCTGATGGCGACCGTATAGTGAATACCAGTCAGAGGGGGTTAATTTCTAATAGTTTTTCAACTGAAAGACATCATCCTATTGAGGAACCCTGGTTACTCCAATCAcctctcttctttcttgtgTCCAACGATAAGATGGGTTCTGATATGTCCAAAAAGAATGGCGGCATGAAAGATTGTGTGGCAAATTTGGACAACGCAGGACAATCGTTGcctgaagaaagaaataatctAATTTCGAATGAACCTGTGTCTACCATTATACTGATTAATTCTTCTATATGTACCATGCAAAGGATAGCTCTACTGGAATATGGGAAATTGGTTGAGTTACTACTGGAACCCGTTAAAAGTACAGTCCAGTGTGATAGTGTGTATCTAGGGGTGGTTACAAAACTTGTCCCCCATATGGGTGGTGCATTTGTAAATATTGGGAGTTCTAGACCCTCACTAATGGACATTAAACAAAACAGAGAACCATTCATATTCCCGCCATTCCGTAGGACAAAGAAAATGGAAGCCAATGGTTATATGCTTGATGATCGCGTGAATGCATATGGAAATGAACGCATGCCACTTGATTATGAAGTGACTGACGACATCATTGAAATCAGCTCTCAGGATGATTTTGTAAAATCCATTCacgatgttgatgatgatgatgatgatgatgatgatgaacaTGAAATTGAGGATGAATTTGATGTTTCAGATGTTAAGGAAAACGTGAATGGTAGTATGCTTGACACTGGTGATGTGGGAAATGATTATCTAAAAGGTGACACTAGTGCTATTCCTGTTGCCATAAATGGTTCTAGCAGTTCTCAAATGTCTCACCTCCAAAATAAGAAGAATGATGCAAATATTATCGCTAATGAGAATAAGTGGGCTCGAGTTCAGAAAGGCACCAAAGTTCTTGTACAAGTTGTCAAAGAGGGGTTGGGTTCAAAAGGTCCCACACtgactgcttatccaaaattgaaaagcagATTCTGG ATATTATTAACTCGTTGTGATAGAATTGGAATCTCCAAAAAAATTGGCGGTGTTGAGCGTACACGATTAAAAGTCATAGCAAAAACTTTGCAGCCTCTGGGTTTTGGTTTGACTGTAAGGACTGTTGCTGCTGGCCATTCTTTAGAGGAGCTGCAAAAGGATTTGGAAGGTCTAGTTTCAACTTGGAAAAGTATTACGGAACATGCAAAATCTGCAGCACTTGCTGCAGATGAAGGTGTGGCAGGGGCCATTCCTGTTATTCTACACCGGGCAATGGGTCAGACGCTTTCAGTTGTCCAGGATTATTTTAATGAGACG GTTGAGAAAATGGTTGTTGACTCTCCAAGGACATATCATGAG GTTACCAGTTACCTTCAGGAGATTGCCCCTGATCTTTGTGATCGAGTTGAGTTGTACAACAAAAGAATTCCTCTTTTTGATGAATTTAACATTGAAGAAGAGATCAACAACATGCTTAGTAAAAG GGTTCCACTTGCTAAGGGAGGCTCTTTAGTGATCGAGCAAACTGAGGCATTAGTCTCTGTCGATGTGAATGGAGGACATGGGATGTTTGGTCAAGGGACTTCACAGGAGAAAGCTATTTTAGAAGTCAACCTTGCAGCTGCTAAACAA ATTGCAAGGGAGTTACGACTGAGAGATATCGGTGGCATAATTGTGGTAGATTTCATCGATATGGCTGATGAAT CAAATAAGAGATTGGTCTATGAAGAAGCTAAGAAGGCTGTTGAGAGAGATAGATCAATGGTTAAAGTCTCTGAACTTTCGAGGCATGGACTTATGGAAATAACAAGAAAGCGA GTACGACCTAGTGTGACATTTATGATTAGTGAACCATGCACCTGCTGCCATGCCACTGGAAGAGTAGAAGCATTGGAGACCTCCTTCTCCAAAATTGAACAAGAAATTTCTCGATTACTG GCGATGATGGAACAGAGACCAGACCCAGAGAACCCTAAATCCTGGCCAAAATTTATTCTGAGAATTGACCATCACATGTGTGACTACTTAACTTCTGGGAAAAGGACAAAACTTGCATTCTTGAGCAGTTCCCTCAAAGTTTGGATTCTACTAAAG GTTGCTAGAGGTTTCACCAGGGGTGCATTTGAAGTGAAACCATTTACAGATGAAAAGGCACAAAAAGATCAGCGGCAAGTAACCATTCCGATGTTACGGCCTACAGAAACCAGAACTAACAATCCTGGCAGAAAAGTGACCTTGTTTCCAGTCAAAAAGTGGAAGGCCGGTGGAAAATGA